Below is a window of Fimbriimonadia bacterium DNA.
TCGACAGCGATGAGGAGCCGATCGGCTGCTTGCTGATCGAGATGGTCAACGCCGCGCTCTGGAACTAATCCAGAACAGTTAGAGGCGAATAACTCCGGGGGACCGCTTCGGCGGTCCCCCGGAACGTTTAACGGCCTGATGTCCCGGTCGGCAGGTCTCCAGCCAGCCAAATGTTGACGATCGGTTGACAGAAGCCACAACCCGTGGTATGCTTTGACCGTCTACGGAAGGCCCCCTTGTACCTACGCAAGCTCAAGCTCTACGGATTCAAATCGTTTGCCGACCGCACCGAACTCGAGTTCGACCCGAAGCTGCTCGCTATCGTCGGACCGAACGGCTGCGGAAAGAGCAACATCGTTGACGCCATCCTGTGGGGCCTCGGCGAGCACAATCCACGCAATCTGAGAGCCGAATCCGCAGCCGACGTGATCTTCGCCGGATCGGCGCGCCGCAAGGGCCTGGGATACGCCGAAGTTCAGTTGCTCTTCGATAACGAAGACGGCGCACTGCCCTTCCCGGCCGCAGAAGTTGCCGTGACCCGACGGGTGACTCAGGACGGTCAAGGTGAGTACCTGATCAACGGCAAGTCGTGCAGGCAGAAGGACATCGTGGACCTGTTTGCCGATACCGGCCTTGGCCGCACCGGCTACGCCATCGTAAGCCAGCGAGAAGTGGATGCCGTTCTCAGTGCGCATCCCGAGGTACGCCGGGCGCTACTCGACGAGGCGGCGGGCGTCCAGAGGTTCCGTGCGCGGCGTGAGGACACGGTAAAGCGCCTAGAGCAGGCGTCCTACCACCTTCAGCGTGCTCAGGATCTGCTGAACGAGATCGAGCGGCAGATCAAGCCGATGGAAAGCCAGGCTGCCGATGCTATCGCATACCGCGAGGCGCGGGACCGGCTCCGCCAGCTCGAGGTCGGCCTGCTGCTGCGCGATGTCCATAGGCTGGCGGAAAGCACCAAGAGACTGGAAGCCGATCTCGGCGACCTCGCCCTCGAACTGGATCGGGTGGATACCGCAATCCTGGAGGGCGAGCAGCGAGCGCGGGTCATCGCCGACTCCGTCGTGGACGCCGAGAAGGAGCTGGATCGCGTGCGCGGCCTTCAACAGGCTGCTCACACCGAGGCCGAGCGCGCGGATAGCAAGTTGGCGCTTGCAACCCAGCGCCTCGATTCCCTGCGCGCACTTTTGACCTCACACGAGGAACACGCCGTTGCCGCTGCCTCCGAAGCCCAAAGGCTCACCGAGGAGCTAGCGCGTGCAGAGGAACGCTTGGAGCGCGCGAAACAGGAGTTGGCCGCCCACGCTCCCAGTCTGGACGCTGAGCTCCTCGAGAGGCTGAATGCCGAGCTTGCAGCCAGGCTCGAAGAGCTAGCGGCGGTGCGTCGTGCCGAGATGGAGTACAACCGCCTGGAGGCGGAGCGAAAGCAGGGCGTGCTCCAGATCTGCAGGCTTCGTGACGAGGCAACCGAGCTTCGACGACGGCAAAACAACCTGTCTGCCCTCTCTTCCGAGCTTCAACAAGCCTACGAGCAGGCCTCGAACGCACTGAGCCATGCACAAGTAGAGGCAGAGGCCGCGGCGCAGGAAGCTGAACAACTGACGGAGCAGCGGCAACAACTCCTTGCCGAAGTGGCGTCGGCCGAGAGAGAGCATGCCGCCCGACGCGCCACCTTACAGGCGCTGCACAGCGCAATCCCCGGCGATGCGTGCGGGATTCTACTGGAACAGGGCTTGGCGGAAGGCGCACCCAGACTCGCGGCGAAGATCCGGGTGGGGTCCGAGTACCGCAAGGCCCTGGATGCCGCTCTCGGCCCATCTGCCGCCGCGCTCCTTTCCCAGTCCCCCGAGAGTGCCGACCGTCTTCTGGACGCACTTGCAACACTCGACCGCGGGCGCGGAATGGTTGCCTATCCTACAAGAGCAGAGGCCGGCCATCAGGAGGCATTGCGTGCGGAGGCCGCCGCTGCGGGCGCGCTGGGTCTGGCAGAAGACTTCGTGGAGGCCGAGGAACCCTGCCGCGGCGTGGTTCGGCGCCTGTTGCATGGGATCGTCGTGGCTCGGGATCGTTCCTCAGCTCGAGACCTAACGAACCTCCATGGAGACTGGCGACGCATCGTCACACTCAGCGGAGAAGTTATTTATCGAGAAGGCCTTGCCGAAGCGGGTGACTTCCTCGGCAGGGTGGTAATCGAAGCGGAACTGCGCGAGATCGCTGAGCAGGCGGAGGCAGACAAGGTCAAGGTCGAGGCCCTGCAGATACGAGTCCGCGAAGTCGAGCAGAGTCTTGGGATCGCCCTTTCCAAGCGCTCGGAAGCCAACCGCAGGTTGGAGGAGGCTCGCGAGGCTGCGGAGCAGTCGGGAGCCAAGGTGCAGGAAGCGCAAGGAGAGCTGCGCTTCCTCTCCGAGCGCGTAGAGCGCCTGGAGGCGCAGATCCACGAGCAGTCTCAACGACTGCAGCAAGACATCGAGCCTGTTGACCCGCACGCAGTGGAGAAACTGGAGGTGGAGATCTCTGACCTGCGAGCACAAATTGCGTCGTTGGAGGCCGATGCTCGGCGCTCGGACCGCGACCGCGAGGTGCTGGCCGAACGCGTGCGAGAGACGGAGTCAGAGGTGGCCCGCCTCAAGACCCGTTTGGCCGAGTCGGAAGTGGCTCGTGAGGAGGGACTAGCCAAACAGCAGGAGCTGACCCGCCAGATCGAGCAAGCTGAGGCCGAGAGACTCGAGCTGGAGGCTCTGCGCAGAGCTGCCGAAGCGGCAAAGCAGGAAGCGGACAGCGCGTACGAGGCAGCCCGAGTAGCCCGCGCAGAACTGCTCGAGGAGAGCTTCCAGGCCACAGAAACCGTGAAGTCGCTGCGGTTGGACCGTGAGGCGATGCTCAATCGTAACCACGACTTGGAGCTGGAGCGAGCAAAGGCAGAGATTCGTCGGTCCAACGCGCTAAAGTCCCTCGCAGAAGAGCACGAGATCAGCGAAGAGGAAGCGGAGGAGATGCTGCGTGACTTCCGGCTGCCAGAAGGCGCGATATCGGAGGCCGCTGCGCTGCGCCGAGAGCTTCGGCGGCTCGGCGATGTGAACCTCGGTGCGGTCGAAGCGCTCGAGGCCCTGAAGGAACGCAGGGATTCCCTGGTCACCCAAAGAGACGACCTGCACGAGTCACGCGATCGCATCCTTGCTGCGATGCAGGAGATCGAAGCCGCCACGAAGAGCCGATTCCTCGAGACCTTCGAGGCAGTCAGTCGAGAGTTCGAAGCGGTGTTCGCTCGACTCTTCGCTGGAGGAATCGGACAACTCAAGCTGACCAACCCGGACGACGTGATGTCTAGTGGGGTGGACATCGAAGTGCAGCTCCCGGGGAAGCGCCGCCAGAAGATGGAGCTTCTCTCCGGCGGTGAGCGGGCGCTTACTGCCATTGCCTTGCTCTTCTCACTCTTGCGCGTGCGCCCAAGCCCGTTGTGCATCCTGGACGAGGTGGACGCCCCCCTCGACGGACGAAACGTCGAGCGGTTCTGCGAGATGCTGCGCGAGTTCGCAGAAGAGATGCAGTTCCTGGTCGTCACGCACAACGCCGTCACCATCGAAGCCGCTCAGGTCTGGTACGGCGTGACGATGCAGGAGCCGGGAGTCAGCACCGTCGTTCCGTTCGGCCGCGGCGCGCGCGCCGTGGTGTCCGCCTCGGTTTGATCCGCTCGGACCGCATCGGAGTGGACGTGGGCGGCACGTTCACCGACGTAGTTGCGCTGCTGAATGGCGAACTCGTCACTTGCAAGGTGGCTTCCACGCCCGTCAACCCGGACGCATCGGTCCTCAACGCGATTCGCAGCCTCAGCCCCCCGCCGTTCGTTCTGCTGCACGGGACTACCGTCGCAACCAACGCAGTACTCGAGCGCAAAGGAGCGCGAACCGCTTTCGTCACGACCCAAGGTTTCCGAGACCTTCTGACCATCGGCAGGCAGACGCGGCGGAGCCTGTACGACCTAGAGCCTCAGCCCACACCCACGGTCGTGCCCCGCGATCTGTGCTTCGAGCTTCCCGAGCGCATGACTTACGATGGCAAGGAGCTCGCTAGACCCACTCGTAGCGACTTGGGCCGGCTCAGCAGACGGCTACGGAAGCACGCGGTGCAAGCAGTCGCAGTATGTTTTCTTTACAGCTACATCTATCCCGAACACGAGCGGTTCGTCGGTTCAGCGCTCACGCGCCGCTTCGTCTCGTTATCCCACCGAATCGCCCCCGAGTTTCGGGAGTACGAGCGGGCGTCCACCACCGCCATCAACGCATATGTCGGCCCGACCATGGCGGCCTATCTCCGGCGACTCGAATCCGATGCGCAGGGTCTCGGTGCCCAGCGCGTTCGCATCATGCACTCCAGCGGAGGTGCTCTGTCGGTTAGCGAAGCGATCGAGAGGCCGGTGACGACGCTGCTGTCGGGGCCCGCCGCGGGAGCGGTGGCCGCGTGGGAGGTGGCTCGACAGGCAGGCATTTCGCACGCCGTCAGCTTCGATATGGGTGGTACATCCACGGACGTGGCTATGCTGGCCGGCGGCCCGGTGGCCCGGCCTGGCGGCGAGATTGGCGGTATGCCCATTCGCGTCCCGATGATGGACATCCACACGGTTGGCGCTGGAGGGGGATCGCTCGCTTGGGTGGATAACGCCGGGGCACTGAGGGTCGGTCCGCAGAGCGCAGGCGCCGATCCAGGTCCGGCGGCGTATGGGCGTGGGACAGACCTCACTGTCACTGACGCGAACATCGTGCTTGGAAGGCTCGTCCCCGAGGCCTTCGCAGGTGGCGAGATGCCGCTAGACCCCGGCAGATCGCTCGCCGCAGCCGAATGCCTGGGGAAGCAGCTCGGTCTGAGCGCTGAGGACACCTGCCACGCAGTCGTCGATCTCGCAAACGCACACATGGCCCGTGCCATTCGAACGGTCTCGGTTGCGCGGGGCTACGAGCCGGACAGCCTGTCGCTAGTGGCATTCGGAGGATGTGGGGGGTTGCACGCCTGCGCGCTGGCCGACGCAATCGGCATCCAGCGGGTGCTCGTACCTCCGCAGCCTGGGCTGCTGTCCGCTTTCGGGCTGCTCTTCGCGCCGGTGATGCGCGAGGCGGTGCGGTCCGTGATGCTGCGGGGCGAGGTGCAACCCGCAGAGTTGAGCGACCTCTGCGAGGACCTGGTTGAGGAGGCATCTGCGCCCGTCCTTTCCGAGCGGTCCGGCCGCGCAGCGCCTCGCGTTGCACTCTCCGCCGACCTGCGGTACGAGGGACAGTCATGGGAACTTACACTGCCCCTAGATCCTGCCAGACCCTTGTCCTGCATCGCCGCTTTTCACCGCCTGCACCGCAGGCGATACGGAGTGTCCGACCCCAGCGCTCCCGTGGAGTGGACCGCCCTGCGCGCGCGAGTGGAACTTCCCAGTACTGCTCCCCCGAGCTTCGGCACTCCGCGCTTGTCCGTTTCTGTGCCGAAGCGCACCTCACTCGGCGAGCGACTGCCCGTTGTCCGACGCGATGCGATGCCGGCGACGGCAAGAGGCCCAGTGGTAATCGCCCAAGGCGACTCCACGCTGTACCTGCCAAAGGGCTGGCGCGCCGGGGTGCACGCCTCGGGAACGCTCGTCGTAACCCGCGACTTAACTAACGGACCCCCGTAGCTTGCGTAAGCCTGCGCGTTTGTGTCAGAACACCGAAGATGGCAGGTGCGGAGAAGCGCCCGCTGGGGGCGCACATGGTGGATGTGGGACACAAAGCGGTTACCTCGCGACATGCCGTCGCCAGGGGGTCGGTTTTTTTGCCCCCACAGACTCTGACCGCACTGCGAGAAGGAAGGCTTCCCAAGGGCGACGTTCTGGGCGTTGCGCAGACAGCGGGCATCATGGCAGCGAAACGGACGGCCGATCTACTGCCTTTGTGCCACAACCTCCCTCTCGATCATCTATCAGTTGACCTCGAGATCGCCAATGATGGAGTCGTGATAGAAGCTAGAGCGGCGGCGCCCGGCAAGACCGGAGTGGAAATGGAAGCGTTGACCGCGGTAGCAGTTGCTGCTCTTACTGTTTATGATATGTGCAAGTCTGCCGGTCCCGGTATTCGAATCACCGAGATTACACTCATCGAAAAAACCGGAGGTCAGACCGATTGGCGGTTGTAAATATTCACGATATCACGTTTGCCTTGCTAACCGTGAGCGACTCGCGAGCGGCAGGAAAAGGAGTAGATCTCTCCGGAGTGGAGCTTGCACGCTGGGTCGAAATGGCTGGCGGCTTCGTCGCGCAACAGCAAGTCGTTGGCGATACGCAGACGATGATAAGTCGCGCCATCCTCAGTATGTGCGGCTCCTGTGACGTGGTGATAACCACGGGTGGTACTGGATTGGGCCCGCGCGACGTGACGCCTGAAGCAACGAAGTCCGTCATTGAAAGGGAAGTGCCCGGAATAGCCGAGATGCTCCGTGCCGTCGGGATGAAGAACAACCAATACGCGTGCCTCTCACGCGGTGTCGCAGGTACAGTAGGCAACTCACTCGTGATCAACCTGCCCGGATCACCAAAGGCCATCAATGAGAGCATGGAAGCGCTTCTCGACATCCTGCCGCACGCCGTTGCGCTGTTGCGAGGCCGCACGGATCATCCGGAGCAGTAGCGTGTGGTTCTAGTAGACACCCACTGCCACCTGAACACGCCGGAGAGCTATCCCGACCTCGATGATGTGCTATGTCGCGCAAGAAACGCCGGCGTGGCTGCATTCGTGGTGGTAGGAATTGACGAGGAACACACTCCTCTCGCGCTCCGGATAGCCGAGGAGCACCATGACGTGCTCGCAGTAGTGGGAATGCATCCGAACAGCGCGTCCAGCTTCGACGAAACCCAGCATGAGTGCTTCTTCGAGTGGATACGCCACCCACGCGTGGTAGCGATCGGCGAAACGGGCCTCGACCTGTACCGCGATCGCACATCCCTAGAAGATCAGATGTCGGCGCTCGAGTGGCACCTGTGCCAAGCCGACGAGACCGGCCTACCTCTCGTGTTCCACTGCCGCAACGCGTATGACGAACTGCTCGGAGCCCTTGAGACTCGTGGGACGGCCATGCGCGGAGTCCTGCATTGCTTCTCGGGGACTATGCAGCACGCAGAGCGCGCGCTCGCCCTAGGTCTGCACCTCGGTTTCGATGGTCCTGTCACGTATAAGAACGCGCAACTGACCCGGGAGATCGTGTGCATGTGCCCGGCCGATCGCATGTTGCTCGAGACCGACTGCCCGTACCTCCCCCCCGAGCCGCACCGCGGGAAGCGCAACGAGCCGGCCTATCTGCCTCTGATCGCCGCCGCCGTAGCATCGGCACGCGGGGAGACGGCGGAACAGGTAGCTAGGCAGACTACCCGCAACGCAGAGGCGCTCTTCGGGATCCGTGTGGCCGGCTAGTCGGGCAGGACCTTACCCGGATTGAGAATCGCGGTGCGGTCCAGCACCTCCTTCAGCCGGCGCATCACGGCCAGCGTAGCATCCGAGTACATCTCTCGCATCATCGCTCGCTTCTCCACTCCGATGCCGTGCTCTCCCGAGATACTCCCGCCGACGCGAATACACTCTGCAAGCACCTCCCGACCGGCCCGAGCGACCGCATCTGCCTGCCCAGGGGCCGACTCGTCGAACAGCAGGATCGGATGGAGGTTGCCGTCGCCCGCATGAAACACGTTGGCGTGCTGAAGTCCGTGGCGCTCGGCAATCGCGTTCGCCCTTCGGAGCATGGTCGCGAGCTTGGACCGAGGCACCGCCCCGTCATGCGACGCGTGGCTCGGAGCGAGATGCCCGAACGCCGCTACGGCCTTCTTGCGAACCTGCCACAAGTAGGCGCGCTCTTCGGGGCTCGCGGCGGAGCTGATGCGGCTGGCGCCTGCGGTGCGCAGCATCCCCTCTGCTGCCTGCACCGCGTCCCGAACCGGCACCTCTGCTCCCTCGAACTCCACGAGGAGCGCTACCTGCGCATCCTCCCCCGCATCGAAGCCAAAAGCCGATTTGGCAGCCTTCAGAACCGGTTGGTCCAGCATCTCCAGTGCGCTAGGAGGCAGCGAGTGCCCCATCAGGCGGCACACCGCGTCGCACGCGGCGTCCAGGTCCGGCAACACCGCCCACAGCGTGGCCGTGGCAGCAGGCATCGGGAGTACGCGAACGCAGGCTTCGGTAATGGTGCCTAGCGTGCCCTCGCTCCCAGCGAAGAGGCCGATCAATTCCGCGGCTTCGCGATCCGTTAGCCGTACGACCTCGCCGTCAGCGAGTACCACGGTCAGCCCCAGGATGTGCTGGGCGGTGGTCCCATAGCGCAGGGTGTGCGGGCCGCCGGCGTTGGCAGCGATGTTGCCTCCCAGCGTTGCCACTGCCTGCGACGAGGGGTCGGGCCCGAAGAACAGGCCGTGCGGTTCCACCGCCCGGTTGATCGCGAGGTTCGTGACACCCGCTTCCGCCGACACGCGCCGGTTCTCGACGTCCACTTCCAGGATTCGCGTCATCCGTGCCAACGACAGCACGATGCCGCCGCGAACGGGCGTGGCGCCGCCCACCAGTCCGGTCCCGGCACCCCGAGGCACGATGGGCAGCGCGTGACGATGGGCGAAGCGGCATAGGTCCGACACCTGCTCTGTGCTATCGGGAAGCACAACGGCTGCAGCTGTGCCCTTAGCCAGCGTGTAGGCGTCGCACTCGTAGGTCGCTACCTCGGCCTTCGCGTGGATCACGCCGTCGCGCCCGACGATGCGCGCTAGCTCTCGGGCCAAGTTCACGGTTCGGGTGCCAGCGCCGCCGCGTGGCCGTCCGCGTACACGATGTGGTTTTTGCCTTCGTGGCGTCCGGGCTTGGGCAGCAGCCTCTTGGGGTCACCGTGCGCGTTCTTGGACGTATCTGTGGAGTCGAAGAGCATCGGCGTCTGTCCGGCGGCCTTCCACTCTTCGACGTTCTGTTTCAACGGCCGGAGCTGCTCGGAGAGAGATGCGTTCATCGCATACCCGTACACACCCTCGCCGAGCCCCAGTTCTGGGCACTGAAACAACTTCCAGGCCTCCTCCTCCAGCATGTCGTCCGCCTTGGCGTAACGGAACAGCTCGTCCATCCATACGTCCTTGGGGGGGAAGGCATCCGCGCTCTCTAGGTAGAGGGACATCGCGCGACTCAGCTTGTGGAGGTTCTCCATGCAGCCCGTGGTTGCGAACGGGCGCTTCGGCTTGAACACCGAGACCCAGATGTCTCCCGGCGTGAAGCCCGTTGCGATGAAGATGCCGAGGAACACGACCGCAGCGAGTAGCACGGCGAGGCAAGTGCAAGCCATGCATCGCTTGCAGCCTCCTCCAACGCATCCTGCTCTTGCTCCATTGGACATCGCAAGGACCTCCTTGTGCCGCGGCAACCCCGGAACCCTGAGATTCGACTTCAGATTTGCCGAAACTCAATGGGGAGTAGAACGCAAGTACCTATGATTCGGCTAACGTTGTTCCTGACCTTGATGGCATTCCTGGCCGGGCTATTGCACGGCCGGGTCGCTTCGATTCTGCCCCACGTCCCCATCGAGGCGCAAACTGCAGTGCTGTGTGTGCTGACCGGTTTCGCTGTTGCGCTCTTCCTGCGCCTTAGCGAGGCGCACGACAGGCGTAAGCTCCAAGCATCTGTGGACCGTCTGGCTCAGGCCAAGGCGCGGCTCGAGGAACTGGCCTACAGCGACCCGCTGACCGGGGTCCCGAACCGCCGCGGTTTCGAGCGGGCGTATCGGCGTCTCGTGCGCCAGGCGAAGCGCAGCCATTCGCATCTCTGCCTCGCGCTGGTAGACGTTGACGGACTGAAGCGCATCAACGACTCGATGGGGCACAGCGAGGGTGACAAGGCGCTGAGGACCGTCGCGAAGTGTCTCAGCGACACGCTCAGAGGCTCTGACGTGGTGGCCCGCATCGGCGGTGACGAGTTTGCGGCCATCTTGCCCAACACCAGCAGTGAAACCGGTCGAGCCGCCATGGAGCGGTTCAAGAGCGAATTGAAAATGCTTACCGGCCGCCCCGGCGTCCCTGAGTTCCGGGTAACCGTGGGCGTCGCCTGTACCATGGACGGCTTCGAGGGCCTGTACGAACGTGCGGACAGCGACATGTACTTCGCCAAACCACAGCGCCGAGACGTTCGCGCCACTGTGGAAGTGCCTAGCGATGCGCCGAATACCGAACCCACCGAAGCCGCCTGACCCTTCCTTCTCCGGTAGACTCGTAGGCACGGCTACTTCCAGGCCGAGAGACGTTGAGGAGAAGACCATGGCAATCCACTTCACCTTCCTCGGACACGCTGGCGTGTCGGTGCAGACCGCCTCGGGCAAGACCATCCTGATAGACCCTTGGCTGAGCGGCAACCCCGTGGCGACGCAGTCTGTGAACGATATCGCGGCGTGCGACCTTCTGCTGCTAACGCACGCTCATGGTGACCACACTGGCGACGTGCTGACGATTGCGAAGAAGTTCCGTCCGGTCGTAGTTGCCATCTACGACCTTACGACGCTGTTGGGCAACATGGGTGTCGAGAACATGGTGGGCATCAACAAGGGTGGTGGTGTGGATATCAGTGGCATTCGCGTCACCGGCACGCACGCATTCCACAGCTCCACGCTCACGATGCCGGACGGCACGGTGGCGTACGCGGGAGAACCTATGGGCTTCGTGGTTGATGCCGAGGGTTATCGCTTTTACCATGCCGGCGACACGGCACTGTTCGGCGACATGGAGCTGATCGGCAAGTTCCACTCACCAGAGCTGGCATTTCTGCCCATCGGTGACCACTTTACGATGAACGCACGAGAAGCCGCCTATGCAGCCAAACTGCTAGGGGTGAAGAGGGTGGTACCTATCCACTGGGGGACCTTCTCGCTACTGACCGGCACCCCGGCTCAGTTGCGCGAACACCTGGCAGGCACCGGCATCGAGTGCGTAGAGCTCAAGCCGGGTCAGTCGCTATCACTGTAGACGAACGCACGCTGGCGACTGACATCGCGATGGGCACCAGCCAAAGAGCACAGAAGCGATAGTCGAGGTACAGCGAGTCGGTGAGCTGCAGCAACAGGCCGGCAGCGGCCGCCCAGAAGCCCGCGATGCGCCAGGCTCGATGAGAGTGCTCCGTGTGGATGGTGCGCCACGCCCTTCGCACCAGCGATAGCGCGAACAGCCCGGCGAACAGCGCACCGAATACACCTGTGTCTACCAGTATCTGCAGTGGTAACGAGTGGGCGTGTGCGGCGAACTGGAAGATGCCGACGGGCAGGTATGGAATGGATGCGTCGAAGAAGCGGTAGGGCCCTACCCCTAACAACCAGTTGTCCTGAAGCATCGCAAGCGCCTGCGGGTAGATGAGCGCGCGCGCATGGTCTTCCAGCACTTCCCCACCGCTCTGTAGCAGTGCAACCCGTCCGTTTACCTCTGGCACGCTCAGCACGTAAACCACGACGATCCCGACGATGACGAGCCAGGAGAGTAGCCACTTGCGACGGTGTGTTAGTAGCAGTGCAGTCACCATGAGGGCGAATAGCAGGATGCCCGCGCGAGACAAGGCTACTGCCACGCCCACGGCACCGATCGCGAAGGCCGCGAGACCTATCCACCGCTCCCACTTTCGATTGGCTATGGAGGCTAAGGTAAGTCCGAGCAGTCCCACCATCACCATCGTCGCCGAGAAGCTGTTCGCATTCATGTTGAATGCCTGGCCTCTGGCATACCATACGTCGGCTGCAGATCCCGAAGTGCTCGCCGATAGGTAATTCCAGACTCCCGACGCGCACACTGCCAGGCCACAGACCAGAAAGGTGAGCCCTGGCAGCCGAGGATTCTGTTCGCACGCCGAAGTCAGTACCACCCACACACATGCGATGCGTAGTAAGTTCATGCCGGCGAGGAACTCGGCGTCATAGGGTGGGCCGAACTTACCACCACCGAGTACCGCTGCGCACAACAACACACCTAGGAAGGCGAGTCCCCACCCCGAACCGTAGCTTCCTATCCGGCTTCTTCGGTACCACGCAGGCAATAGGACGGAGAGCGCCAACAGTAATAGTGCGGCATCTAGTGGCGAGACGAGAGCCGGAATGCGAACGTCTGGCGAGGGCTCGCGCATACTCAGTACGAGCGACCACACCGGATCGTACTCGACGGTGCGCGGGTAGAACACGATGCCAAAGATGGCGGCAGGAGCTCTCAGGTTAGGTGCGAGGAATGTGGCGACCAGGGCGCACAGCAGCACAACCGTAGCGAGTACCTCGAGCGGTTTCAGAAAGGCGACACAGGGCATCGCGGTCGCCGCGACCGCTATCCAGAAAAGCGCAGCCCACTGCACGGGCTCCCACGATGGTAGGCGCAGAACCTTAGTACTCACAGCTCCGCCTCATCACGTCATGCCGAGCCTGTCGAAGCATGACATCACCAGCCACCGTTGCTTCCTCTGAACTTGGCACAGCGCAACGACCGATCGCATGCTTCGACTGGGCTCAGCATGATGGGTCGGGGTGTAGGTCGAGCGTGTGCTACCGACACGGCAGCCCGACACCCACACACAGGGTCCAATCCGCAGGCGCCGAGGAGTGTACTACTCAACTAGCACCGCCTTCTCACGTATCGCATCTTCGGCTGTCGGCCTTCGTATAAGACAAGCAACATGTCTCCGCACATGCTTTGGCTCCGCGGCCCACAGCATCCACGCCGCTGTCACCAGAGTAGCGACGCTCGTTCCGGCAGCGATTCCGTTCAATCCGAAGAAACGGACCAGCACCAGCTTGATACCGAGGTTGATGCCGACGCTCCACAGAGCGAGTAGCCACAGTTCGCCGGCACGGCCCTGCGAGTTGAGATATCGAACGGCTAGGTGGATCAGGGACACCGCGACAACCGTCGGGCTCAACCACATCAGTGCCTCCGCGCAGCGAGTCGCAGCTTCGGCGGTAAAGCGCCCATGTGCGAAAACGCCGTGTACCAAGGGACCTGCGAGCACCGCGGTTAG
It encodes the following:
- the smc gene encoding chromosome segregation protein SMC, encoding MYLRKLKLYGFKSFADRTELEFDPKLLAIVGPNGCGKSNIVDAILWGLGEHNPRNLRAESAADVIFAGSARRKGLGYAEVQLLFDNEDGALPFPAAEVAVTRRVTQDGQGEYLINGKSCRQKDIVDLFADTGLGRTGYAIVSQREVDAVLSAHPEVRRALLDEAAGVQRFRARREDTVKRLEQASYHLQRAQDLLNEIERQIKPMESQAADAIAYREARDRLRQLEVGLLLRDVHRLAESTKRLEADLGDLALELDRVDTAILEGEQRARVIADSVVDAEKELDRVRGLQQAAHTEAERADSKLALATQRLDSLRALLTSHEEHAVAAASEAQRLTEELARAEERLERAKQELAAHAPSLDAELLERLNAELAARLEELAAVRRAEMEYNRLEAERKQGVLQICRLRDEATELRRRQNNLSALSSELQQAYEQASNALSHAQVEAEAAAQEAEQLTEQRQQLLAEVASAEREHAARRATLQALHSAIPGDACGILLEQGLAEGAPRLAAKIRVGSEYRKALDAALGPSAAALLSQSPESADRLLDALATLDRGRGMVAYPTRAEAGHQEALRAEAAAAGALGLAEDFVEAEEPCRGVVRRLLHGIVVARDRSSARDLTNLHGDWRRIVTLSGEVIYREGLAEAGDFLGRVVIEAELREIAEQAEADKVKVEALQIRVREVEQSLGIALSKRSEANRRLEEAREAAEQSGAKVQEAQGELRFLSERVERLEAQIHEQSQRLQQDIEPVDPHAVEKLEVEISDLRAQIASLEADARRSDRDREVLAERVRETESEVARLKTRLAESEVAREEGLAKQQELTRQIEQAEAERLELEALRRAAEAAKQEADSAYEAARVARAELLEESFQATETVKSLRLDREAMLNRNHDLELERAKAEIRRSNALKSLAEEHEISEEEAEEMLRDFRLPEGAISEAAALRRELRRLGDVNLGAVEALEALKERRDSLVTQRDDLHESRDRILAAMQEIEAATKSRFLETFEAVSREFEAVFARLFAGGIGQLKLTNPDDVMSSGVDIEVQLPGKRRQKMELLSGGERALTAIALLFSLLRVRPSPLCILDEVDAPLDGRNVERFCEMLREFAEEMQFLVVTHNAVTIEAAQVWYGVTMQEPGVSTVVPFGRGARAVVSASV
- a CDS encoding hydantoinase/oxoprolinase family protein, which codes for MIRSDRIGVDVGGTFTDVVALLNGELVTCKVASTPVNPDASVLNAIRSLSPPPFVLLHGTTVATNAVLERKGARTAFVTTQGFRDLLTIGRQTRRSLYDLEPQPTPTVVPRDLCFELPERMTYDGKELARPTRSDLGRLSRRLRKHAVQAVAVCFLYSYIYPEHERFVGSALTRRFVSLSHRIAPEFREYERASTTAINAYVGPTMAAYLRRLESDAQGLGAQRVRIMHSSGGALSVSEAIERPVTTLLSGPAAGAVAAWEVARQAGISHAVSFDMGGTSTDVAMLAGGPVARPGGEIGGMPIRVPMMDIHTVGAGGGSLAWVDNAGALRVGPQSAGADPGPAAYGRGTDLTVTDANIVLGRLVPEAFAGGEMPLDPGRSLAAAECLGKQLGLSAEDTCHAVVDLANAHMARAIRTVSVARGYEPDSLSLVAFGGCGGLHACALADAIGIQRVLVPPQPGLLSAFGLLFAPVMREAVRSVMLRGEVQPAELSDLCEDLVEEASAPVLSERSGRAAPRVALSADLRYEGQSWELTLPLDPARPLSCIAAFHRLHRRRYGVSDPSAPVEWTALRARVELPSTAPPSFGTPRLSVSVPKRTSLGERLPVVRRDAMPATARGPVVIAQGDSTLYLPKGWRAGVHASGTLVVTRDLTNGPP
- the moaC gene encoding cyclic pyranopterin monophosphate synthase MoaC; its protein translation is MVDVGHKAVTSRHAVARGSVFLPPQTLTALREGRLPKGDVLGVAQTAGIMAAKRTADLLPLCHNLPLDHLSVDLEIANDGVVIEARAAAPGKTGVEMEALTAVAVAALTVYDMCKSAGPGIRITEITLIEKTGGQTDWRL
- a CDS encoding MogA/MoaB family molybdenum cofactor biosynthesis protein, whose product is MTFALLTVSDSRAAGKGVDLSGVELARWVEMAGGFVAQQQVVGDTQTMISRAILSMCGSCDVVITTGGTGLGPRDVTPEATKSVIEREVPGIAEMLRAVGMKNNQYACLSRGVAGTVGNSLVINLPGSPKAINESMEALLDILPHAVALLRGRTDHPEQ
- a CDS encoding TatD family hydrolase, with amino-acid sequence MVLVDTHCHLNTPESYPDLDDVLCRARNAGVAAFVVVGIDEEHTPLALRIAEEHHDVLAVVGMHPNSASSFDETQHECFFEWIRHPRVVAIGETGLDLYRDRTSLEDQMSALEWHLCQADETGLPLVFHCRNAYDELLGALETRGTAMRGVLHCFSGTMQHAERALALGLHLGFDGPVTYKNAQLTREIVCMCPADRMLLETDCPYLPPEPHRGKRNEPAYLPLIAAAVASARGETAEQVARQTTRNAEALFGIRVAG